The following coding sequences are from one Melospiza melodia melodia isolate bMelMel2 chromosome 2, bMelMel2.pri, whole genome shotgun sequence window:
- the MAEL gene encoding protein maelstrom homolog → MARRGAHRTAFLWFVHDQLPGLERRGLSVACVGDAVPYCSQAWESLTEEEKTMYAEKARTWNSKKRSQKTAKETRSVPDPVPAPLTTKMPCVTPLPDASALSWKNDQDMVADIFYFLDIYSYGRLPPHCEQRFLPCEIGCVRYSLQDGILADFHHFIDPEVPPRGFRYHCQAASDETHKIPISGFHHPRACYAVVLRELVEFAQPARGARPRFFCRSNDRFRINWCLGRMASITGIESHWELFAVEDLIMKLYQKKYQKEPSNVWVYRKLDVCLWDFSSNTRCKWHEENDIICCALASCKKMGYCISKSFAGVYGVPLTAAHLPLQDSDCDQGTNTRMVKLDAGHNQKMKAESSGCNKPLGSPRQDQEFVPSNGDSPCGVKTSPCGTSVVQGRGVIRLLRSASDLSKSFSN, encoded by the exons ATGGCGAGGCGCGGTGCTCACCGCACCGCCTTCCTGTGGTTCGTGCACGACCAGCTGCCCGGGCTGGAGCGCCGCGGGCTGTCCGTGGCCTGTGTGGGGGACGCCGTTCCGTACTGCTCCCAGGCATGGGAG TCCCTGACAGAGGAAGAGAAGACGATGTATGCAGAGAAGGCTCGTACATGGAATAGCAAGAAACGCTCTCAGAAGACAGCGAAGGAG ACTCGTAGTGTGCCTGATCCAGTTCCTGCTCCTCTGACCACAAAGATGCCCTGTGTTACTCCTTTGCCAGATGCCTCTGCTCTCTCTTGGAAGAATGATCAGG ATATGGTTGCAGACATCTTCTACTTCCTGGACATTTACAGCTACGGGAGGCTGCCCCCCCACTGCGAGCAGCGCTTCCTTCCCTGTGAGATTGGGTGTGTCAGGTACTCCCTGCAGGATGGCATCCTGGCTGATTTCCACCACTTCATAGATCCAG AAGTACCACCACGTGGCTTTCGGTACCACTGCCAGGCTGCTA GTGATGAAACCCACAAGATCCCCATATCTGGATTTCACCATCCTCGTGCTTGTTACGCGGTTGTCCTGCGGGAACTCGTTGAGTTTGCCCAGCCAGCCAGGGGTGCTCGGCCTCGCTTCTTCTGCAGG TCTAATGACAGATTCCGAATTAACTGGTGTCTTGGTCGAATGGCCAGCATAACAG GCATTGAGAGCCACTGGGAGCTTTTTGCAGTAGAAGACCTGATAATGAAACTGTACCAGAAGAAATACCAAAAGGAGCCATCCAACGTCTGGGTGTATAGAAAACTGGATGTGTGCCTGTGGGATTTCTCCAGTAATACCAG GTGCAAGTGGCATGAGGAGAATGATATAATCTGCTGTGCTCTGGCATCCTGTAAGAAAATGGG TTACTGCATCAGTAAATCCTTTGCTGGTGTGTATGGAGTCCCACTAACAGCAGCTCACCTCCCTCTGCAAGACTCTGATTGTGATCAAGGCACAAATACCAGGATGGTAAAACTGGATGCTGGACATAACCAG aaaatgaaagctgagaGTTCTGGATGCAACAAACCTTTGGGCTCTCCAAGACAAGATCAAGAGTTTGTTCCTTCTAATG